aagtaaaaagaaagataaatgaTTAAAGGACAGTACCATTTAATTTCGAGaatcaaaatttatgatattacATACATAAATTAATCATGAAAGAAACGTATATACATATCATTTATCTCAACAACCAAACATGAAATAAGGAatccaaacaaaaagaaacgggaacagcaaaaataaataaataaaatgagaacaatatcaaagaaaaaggcCAGTTACCTTCAACAATCAAAATCAATAGAAAGATTATAGTAACACGGACATTAACCAATCTTAAAAGAAACGATAAAACAAAGAATTTAAACAAGGAAATtcaaaaacaaagaataaaacgagaaaatgaaaaaacgtTACTTGTACATGTAGATATCTTTGGTATGGTCCACCCACTTCTTGCAAGTAGAGCATATTTCAAGAAAATCTACATTAGGGCGGCGAGGATCCAGCGGCGCTGAATACGATAGAGCTGAGAACACAATCTGGCGAGGTTGATTATGCAGGAGCCGGTTATTAGACAGCAACGCGGAGGGGTCCGGCGGGAGCTCCGAAAAGGGCTGCGGAGGCGGGGCATCGAAAAGGGCAATGTCGGTAAAGCTTTGAGAGCGGCCGGGGCGAGAGCGCTTGTTTGCCATGATCTTCCTAGGAGaagattttagggttttgtgGATTTAGAGAGAGGTATAAGAATTTTGGGAGTGAAAGTAAGTAAAAAGGTTTTTATGCGTTGAAGGAGTTTTTGGTGTGTGCCAAGGATTCTGGTACTGGCCCTTTTTATAGGCTACTGTGGGTCCCTTGTTTTTCAACGATTTGATGACGACAcgtttttttgtttattgcgGAAAAGGGGTTAGTTGTGTGGGTTGGGATGTATGTTGAGAGACCATGGGTTTCCGCACTTAACCAATGAGAAGTAGTCTTGTAgtgtttttcaatttattctaattatgGATTTTTTTGTGCTACTATAGTAATTTTACGAGTGacaactataaaataaaataatagtaaaatttaaattatttgtcactttcttttaatttataaatacaaaaatattgaaatcAATGTATCACTTGCTGaagtaattaaggaaaaaatattaatttagagtAAACTTAGAAACCACTAAAAAATGTAATTGTTTTTATCCcttatggctttctaaatttcttccttctcttctttttgttccATGGTAATGAACTAATTGTCTGCACGATCTGTTTTTTTAtgatccaaaagggctaactcggcTACCGAGATCTAAAAGAGCAGAAAGACCTCacatggcgaggtgcctctatacggtcttagcttgaggatCTCTCCTGCCTTGaatttacagcatgaggattatgGAATGAACAGCTCTCAGCTTCATTTGGTATCAAAGCCTTGGTGATAGAGAAGAGAAACCCAACTATCATGACTTCAGAAGTTACTACTCATACCTCTACCCTACAACTCTCTCCTTCTTGTAGAAAAACCATATCCAATAAGATTGATCATCTTGTAgagatttctcatattcctgAGAATGTCCAAATTGAAAACACTCTTGTACCCTTCATGAAcccatattatattttcaaaaaataaaattttgtcaGAAAAACCTTCAACCAAATCATCCATAAACAACCCTTATCCGtaaaagaatatgttcaaTCTTCCTCTCTTTCTCAGTGTTCTCTCTCTGCTACCACTCAGGAGCAGTATGTTACCCTTGAGATCCCAACTTCTTTCATAGAACAATGGAGGAAACAGGGATACACACATCTCCATCTCGGAGCTGTCAGACTAGTCCTCTCCTATCATGGCAGGATGAGTCTACTCTCTTGGACACCAGATATCTTAAGTACGAACATGCAGTAATTGGCACGATAGTCACAACACTTAACACTGGGAGTGTTGTTTTAACTTTCTTCCCCAATTTTAATCTCTCTCTCAATGATCCCTATCTGTCAACTGCACTCAAGGTCCAAGTCCAAATAACGGGAGCAAATCAAGTGACTGATGCTCTCTCTGCGACCCTGCACCATCAGATAGTCTACAGATTACAAGATCATGCCTTTAATCTCCAAATCTCAGGCTTTCAAGCTTCCTCTGATGCTTTATTCATTATGGCTGACTCTGGCCAGATTCCTACAATAGTCCAGGCCCCAAGGCAGCTGGAAAAGGAAGATCTACAGAAGCTGATCCCAACTGAATGGGTGACTAACTATGAAAAGCTTCAGGCATCTCAGGCTAAGCCTGTTCAAGCCACCGCCCCTCTTTTTGTTAACCAAAAAATTGGTACTGTAAAGATGATCTTTACAAAGACAGGAGAATCTTCTTCTGCACCTTCTATCTTCCAAGCATCAATGATACAGCCTGTATTTAGACCTAGGGAGAAGATCCCTATCCACTCATTCCAGTCCTCTGGACATCAGATCTATGTTGCCAGAATAAAAGGTCACTTCATCTGGGATGTTGACCCAGGAATGTATCGACCAGGATGTACTTATGAAGAAGATCTTGATTTTGCTGAACCATGTTTTCAACATTCTAAGAAAGTTCAAAGAAATATGGCTCCAGAGACTTCATGTTCAGTCATGGAACCGAGGCCGG
The Ricinus communis isolate WT05 ecotype wild-type chromosome 1, ASM1957865v1, whole genome shotgun sequence DNA segment above includes these coding regions:
- the LOC8275428 gene encoding FCS-Like Zinc finger 3; translated protein: MANKRSRPGRSQSFTDIALFDAPPPQPFSELPPDPSALLSNNRLLHNQPRQIVFSALSYSAPLDPRRPNVDFLEICSTCKKWVDHTKDIYMYNDSSFCTQECRNVQIAIDKAAEDARKKAKSKKTSNRGMNR